One genomic segment of Clavelina lepadiformis chromosome 3, kaClaLepa1.1, whole genome shotgun sequence includes these proteins:
- the LOC143449678 gene encoding protein polybromo-1-like isoform X1, producing the protein MPPKRKHLSSGRDSSFSESPYSKRPRRSAANQSDLALLIYEAVKDVEDEYGHVISDSFMKLPSKRHHPDYYDKIVDPVDLTKIGQRIRMEEYRDIEILTTDFQLMVSNAKKYYDENSQEYNDACSLWEIYLTTKARMVEEAKLQEAAKPKPGRKPKQLQQTNDDQHSGALCIYDFEVTMEDLKELYENLVTETDEAGRVIADLFMQLPDRSNEDYYEKIKEPIDFLTIGENLENGKYFTIAELEKDIMLLARNARTYNERHSQMYDDATMLKSIFRERASDLEKIKKPEIVGVKTSARIKHRKSFSRTSDRLQDRPLKSEEKSELHDASIPHPALDEFQAQLYNEVVNYKNHLGHTISDPFVRLPNKRFYPMYYEEIENPISLKIIRKKIQTKKYDSCEDLQEDFNLLFSNAKKFNVGTSQIHKDAVALQKFMEVKLPEYAAKEEELADIESESDDEENNVQNERSRVEDKGDDVLTDSMVDDTEFTKKKRGRKQKGSKRESLQDRLRLLYETVLAAEDEEGNEMITLFLEKPSRKDYPDYYKLVLEPIDMRIIEKKIRQDKYINIDDMLDDFNLMFNNARHYNEPGSQVYMDADALEKILVDKNKELGSFDITLPSARSSKTQGTSLEEKLMKLFNAIRDYADPTQRKICDIFMHLPTKHELPDYYKVIKKPMEMDRIQQRIQTGQYTKLDEMLADLLLMYENACIYNEPGSVIYKDALILQKVAVEKYYEFEEVETNPSIENLVQEMMTSLFMSVMNHQDENGRCYSESLGTTVSSSSNQEGDSGSNVKSEQTSTDSHSNEHAENSDNLTFEKIKKNLHNRRYRRLDVFQEHMFEVFEDVRSNNRTDSEVYEDTVELQKFFIKIRDELCKNGEILMSPTRSHTLKRLENELDVEKKEKQQSETKEDEEMQEEGKEMREKMEMTLQSERMDYQGTMYKPGDYVYVENQENMSTPHIVCIEKLYTDDSGERRLYGGWYYRPEATFHTTTKKFFVKEVFKSDYYNTVLVTLIRGRCVVMPPKNYFKMKPVGFNEEDVYICESRYFSNHKTFKRLKTSQLPTSDVELELRETPLPIIRISSCYSNQKDESLAEKERVQSYFSQGIDESWPKDVIDRERENIKSENQLLPDGVYYSQYFTNDMWVKLGDCVYLRQPNTSVCKIARVDYLWTDAAGNVLMRGPWFIRPEETQHEPTRMFYKNELFISSSEATFLFANVTGKCMVLAAKDYVACRPTEIAEKDIFYYESKYVEAEGFIKKIKSIKRYTPTHKVVDDEYYYYKRLIPAIYQLSPFLEKAVQDEMISRENDAKNMKEHAETDETSSSISGDTSAAYAAPSAQGHMYPPIQQPPHAYPPPPHVMPSHPYSPHPSYPPQIQYAGSPAPGDPHAQQSHQPYMHQQMQHQQYPPGMRPSIPPPAVPPPHMPQYTSSPHMYSASPHPGIMAPSPGVIQSPDSSRPSSARPEAAPTPPTKKKTRSGHSTGYILFASHYHPKARADHPEMPFGEISKIVGEEWRNLDEDKKREYEEKAREQTARLEAEGKLVVKKKKKKKDADESVPATPQPVLNTPGQQYAPQAYPQGQYQVTPGHPQVPRPPVSTPQASPYTSQPYPGTMAPASYMQTPTAAHQYVQHPQAPPVNQPPPPPTVAQQHRMKRGALFVKPPPKAQRVMHSEAYLRYIEGLEKGSSSISNWQKTLNVQQKDVHLTKEEETKLPVHWLANGKGRHESTTAALWSLRNLMLKDALTIRNHLAW; encoded by the exons ATGCCGCCAAAGCGAAAACACCTAAGTTCTGGAAGGGACTCGTCTTTTTCTGAATCGCCGTATTCAAAAAGACCTCGTAGATCTGCAGCAAACCAG TCTGACTTGGCTTTACTCATCTATGAAGCTGTCAAGGATGTTGAAGATGAATATGGTCACGTTATATCTGATTCGTTCATGAAGCTGCCTTCTAAAAG ACATCACCCTGATTATTATGACAAGATTGTTGACCCTGTTGACCTAACCAAAATCGGTCAAAGGATTCGCATGGAAGAATACCGAGACATAGAAATTTTAACAACAGACTTTCAGCTGATGGTCAGCAAcgcaaaaaaatattatgat GAGAACTCCCAAGAGTATAATGATGCATGCAGTCTGTGGGAAATATATCTTACCACAAAAGCAAGAATGGTAGAAGAAGCAAAACTGCAAGAGGCCGCAAAGCCCAAACCGGGAAGAAAG CCAAAGCAACTGCAACAAACAAATGATGACCAACATTCAGGCGCTCTATGTATTTAT gACTTTGAAGTAACAATGGAAGATTTGAAAGAACTTTATGAAAATCTAGTCACTGAAACTGATGAAGCTGGTCGTGTAATTGCAGATTTGTTTATGCAGCTTCCTGATAGATCG AATGAAGATTATTATGAAAAGATTAAAGAACCCATTGACTTTCTAACAATCGGTGAAAATCTTGAAAATGGCAAATATTTTACCATAGCAGAATTGGAGAAGGACATTATGCTTCTAGCGAGGAATGCAAGGACCTACAATGAACGTCATTCACAG ATGTACGATGATGCCACAATGCTAAAGAGCATTTTCCGTGAGAGGGCATCAGACCTGGAGAAAATCAAGAAGCCTGAAATAGTGGGCGTAAAGACAAGTGCAAGAATAAA GCATCGTAAGTCATTTAGTAGAACATCAGACAGGCTTCAAGATCGACCATTGAAATCTGAG GAAAAGTCTGAACTTCATGATGCTTCCATTCCCCACCCAGCGTTGGATGAATTCCAG GCCCAGCTTTACAATGAAGTTGTCAATTACAAGAACCACTTGGGTCATACAATATCTGACCCGTTTGTTCGCTTACCAAACAAACGCTTCTATCCAATGTATTACGAGGAAATTGAAAATCCAATATCTCTAAAAATTATCAGAAAGAAGATTCAAACGAAGAAATATGAT TCATGCGAAGATCTACAGGAAGATTTCAACCTGCTTTTTTCAAATGCCAAAAAGTTCAATGTTGGCACCTCGCAGATCCATAAAGATGCCGTCGCACTGCAGAAATTCATGGAAGTAAAATTACCAGAATATGCAGCCAAAGAA gaGGAACTGGCCGATATAGAAAGTGAAAGTGATGATGAAGAAAACAAc GTTCAAAATGAGAGAAGCAGAGTTGAAGATAAAGGAGATGATGTGCTCACTGACAGCATGGTGGATGACACAGAATTCACAAAG aaaaagagaGGACGAAAGCAAAAAGGATCCAAGAGAGAGTCTCTTCAGGATCGACTTCGCTTGCTCTATGAAACTGTCCTCGCAGCAGAGGACGAGGAAG GTAATGAGATGATTACACTATTTCTTGAGAAGCCATCACGCAAGGATTATCCTGATTACTACAAACTAGTCCTGGAGCCGATTGACATGAGAATTATTGAGAAGAAGATTCGCCAGGACAAATACATCAATATTGATGATATGTTAGATGACTTTAATCTCATGTTTAACAACGCCCGGCACTACAACGAGCCAGGATCTCAA GTTTACATGGACGCTGATGCCCTGGAAAAAATTCTAGTTGATAAAAACAAGGAACTTGGATCGTTTGACATAACTTTACCATCTGCTCGATCTTCAAAGACACAAGGG ACTTCTCTTGAAGAAAAGCTGATGAAGCTGTTTAATGCTATTCGTGACTATGCGGATCCAACACAGAGAAAAAtatgtgacatttttatgcATCTTCCTACGAAGCATGAACTTCCTGATTATTACAAAGTCATCAAGAAACCGATGGAAATGGACAGAATACAGCAAAGAATTCAG ACTGGGCAGTATACGAAGCTAGATGAGATGTTAGCTGACCTATTGCTTATGTATGAAAACGCTTGCATCTACAATGAACCGGGCTCGGTGATATACAAGGATGCCCTCATATTGCAG AAAGTAGCCGTGGAGAAGTACTATGAATTCGAGGAAGTCGAAACGAATCCATCAATAGAAAACCTGGTGCAAGAAATGATGACGAGTCTTTTCATGTCCGTTATGAATCACCAAGATGAGAATGGAAG atGTTACAGCGAATCACTTGGTACCACTGTGT CTTCATCGAGTAATCAGGAAGGCGATTCTGGAAGCAATGTCAAAAGTGAGCAGACATCCACGGATAGTCACAGTAATG AACATGCGGAAAATTCAGACAATTTGACATTTGAGAAGATCAAGAAAAATCTTCACAACAGAAGATACAGGAGACTTGATGTCTTCCAGGAGCACATGTTTGAAGTGTTTGAAGATGTACGCAGTAACAATAGGACCGACTCTGAG GTATATGAAGACACTGTCGAACTACAGAAGTTCTTTATCAAAATTCGAGATGAACTTTGCAAAAATGGTGAAATTCTAATGTCACCGACTCGATCCCACACACTAAAGAGACTCGAGAATGAGCTGGATGTCGAGAAGAAG gaaaaacaacaaagtgaaACTAAAGAAGATGAAGAAATGCAGGAGGAAGGAAAGGAAATGAGAGAGAAAATGGAGATGACATTGCAGTCTGAAAGGATGGATTACCAG GGAACCATGTACAAGCCTGGAGATTATGTTTATGTTGAAAATCAAGAGAATATGTCCACTCCTCATATTGTTTGTATCGAAAAACTCTACACTGATGACTCTGGTGAGAGAAGATTGTATGGTGGATGGTATTACAGACCAGAAGCAACTTTTCACACCACCACAAAAAAGTTCTTTGTCAAAGAA GTTTTTAAGAGTGATTATTACAACACCGTTCTGGTGACTCTCATTCGAGGGCGTTGTGTCGTCATGCCTCCGAAGaattactttaaaatgaaGCCTGTCG GCTTCAATGAGGAGGATGTTTATATTTGTGAGTCGAGATACTTCAGCAATCACAAGACCTTTAAGAGATTAAAGACATCTCAGCTTCCAACCAGTGATGTGGAGCTTGAACTTCGTGAAACTCCTCTTCCAATTATCAGGATCTCATCTTGTTACTCTAATCAAAAG GATGAGAGTTTGGCTGAAAAGGAAAGAGTGCAGTCGTACTTCTCACAAGGGATTGACGAATCATGGCCAAAAGATGTAATTGACAGAGAAAGAGAGAATATTAAAAGTGAAAATCAGTTGCTGCCTGATG GAGTTTATTACAGCCAGTATTTCACCAATGACATGTGGGTGAAACTAGGGGATTGTGTATATTTACGCCAACCAAATACTTCGGTTTGCAAG ATTGCACGCGTTGATTACTTATGGACTGACGCAGCTGGCAATGTTTTGATGCGGGGACCATGGTTTATAAGACCCGAAGAGACACAACATGAACCAACGAGAATGTTCTATAA GAATGAACTGTTCATCAGTTCGTCAGaagcaacatttctttttgcaaaCGTTACCGGCAAATGTATGGTTCTGGCTGCCAAAGATTATGTGGCTTGTCGACCAACTGAAATAgctgaaaaagatattttttattacgAATCGAAATATGTTGAAGCAGAAGGATTTATCAAGAAGATCAAGAGTATTAAACGATACACACCAACACACAAG GTTGTAGATGATGAATATTATTACTACAAGAGGCTGATACCTGCCATTTATCAGTTGTCTCCTTTCCTTGAAAAAGCGGTTCAGGATGAAATGATAAGTCGGGAGAATGATGCGAAGAACATGAAGGAACACGCCGAAACTGATGAG ACATCCAGCAGTATTTCTGGAGACACCTCAGCTGCTTATGCTGCACCTTCTGCTCAAGGACATATGTATCCTCCGATCCAACAACCTCCTCATGCATACCCTCCACCTCCCCACGTGATGCCTTCTCACCCCTATTCTCCCCACCCTAGTTACCCCCCTCAGATACAGTATGCTGGCTCCCCTGCCCCTGGAGATCCACATGCCCAACAGTCTCATCAACCCTACATGCACCAGCAGATGCAACACCAGCAGTACCCACCTGGCATGCGACCATCCATACCACCACCTGCGGTCCCGCCCCCTCACATGCCCCAGTACACAAGTTCCCCCCACATGTACTCAGCATCCCCTCATCCAGGAATTATGGCCCCATCTCCTGGTGTTATTCAG TCGCCAGATAGCAGTCGACCTTCCTCAGCGCGACCCGAGGCAGCTCCAACTCCTCCAACAAAGAAGAAAACTCGCAGCGGACATTCCACCGGATACATCCTGTTTGCCAGCCACTACCATCCAAAGGCTCGGGCAGATCATCCTGAGATGCCGTTTGGTGAAATAAGCAAGATT GTTGGTGAAGAATGGAGGAATCTGGATGAGGATAAGAAGAGAGAGTATGAAGAGAAGGCTCGGGAGCAGACGGCTAGGTTGGAGGCGGAAGGAAAGCTGGTGgtaaagaagaagaaaaagaaaaaagatgcCGATGAATCTGTTCCCGCAACTCCTCAACCAG TGCTGAACACACCTGGCCAGCAATACGCGCCACAAGCATACCCACAAGGACAGTACCAGGTCACTCCTGGGCACCCTCAGGTACCCAGGCCACCAGTGAGCACCCCCCAGGCTTCACCTTACACAAGTCAACCCTACCCTGGTACGATGGCACCAGCATCATACATGCAGACACCAACAGCTGCTCACCAATACGTGCAGCACCCACAG GCGCCTCCTGTCAATCAGccaccaccaccacccacCGTAGCACAGCAGCACAGGATGAAACGCGGAGCTCTTTTTGTTAAACCTCCACCAAAAGCTCAGCGAGTTATGCATTCGGAAGCGTACCTGCGTTATATAGAAG GTTTAGAAAAGGGCAGCTCGAGCATCAGTAATTGGCAAAAGACGCTCAATGTTCAACAAAAGGACGTCCATCTTACCAAGGAAGAAGAAACAAA ACTACCGGTCCATTGGTTGGCGAACGGCAAAGGCAGACACGAGTCGACAACTGCTGCGTTGTGGTCGCTTCGCAATCTGATGTTAAAAGACGCGCTCACCATCAGGAACCATTTAGCTTGGTGA
- the LOC143449678 gene encoding protein polybromo-1-like isoform X2: protein MPPKRKHLSSGRDSSFSESPYSKRPRRSAANQSDLALLIYEAVKDVEDEYGHVISDSFMKLPSKRHHPDYYDKIVDPVDLTKIGQRIRMEEYRDIEILTTDFQLMVSNAKKYYDENSQEYNDACSLWEIYLTTKARMVEEAKLQEAAKPKPGRKDFEVTMEDLKELYENLVTETDEAGRVIADLFMQLPDRSNEDYYEKIKEPIDFLTIGENLENGKYFTIAELEKDIMLLARNARTYNERHSQMYDDATMLKSIFRERASDLEKIKKPEIVGVKTSARIKHRKSFSRTSDRLQDRPLKSEEKSELHDASIPHPALDEFQAQLYNEVVNYKNHLGHTISDPFVRLPNKRFYPMYYEEIENPISLKIIRKKIQTKKYDSCEDLQEDFNLLFSNAKKFNVGTSQIHKDAVALQKFMEVKLPEYAAKEEELADIESESDDEENNVQNERSRVEDKGDDVLTDSMVDDTEFTKKKRGRKQKGSKRESLQDRLRLLYETVLAAEDEEGNEMITLFLEKPSRKDYPDYYKLVLEPIDMRIIEKKIRQDKYINIDDMLDDFNLMFNNARHYNEPGSQVYMDADALEKILVDKNKELGSFDITLPSARSSKTQGTSLEEKLMKLFNAIRDYADPTQRKICDIFMHLPTKHELPDYYKVIKKPMEMDRIQQRIQTGQYTKLDEMLADLLLMYENACIYNEPGSVIYKDALILQKVAVEKYYEFEEVETNPSIENLVQEMMTSLFMSVMNHQDENGRCYSESLGTTVSSSSNQEGDSGSNVKSEQTSTDSHSNEHAENSDNLTFEKIKKNLHNRRYRRLDVFQEHMFEVFEDVRSNNRTDSEVYEDTVELQKFFIKIRDELCKNGEILMSPTRSHTLKRLENELDVEKKEKQQSETKEDEEMQEEGKEMREKMEMTLQSERMDYQGTMYKPGDYVYVENQENMSTPHIVCIEKLYTDDSGERRLYGGWYYRPEATFHTTTKKFFVKEVFKSDYYNTVLVTLIRGRCVVMPPKNYFKMKPVGFNEEDVYICESRYFSNHKTFKRLKTSQLPTSDVELELRETPLPIIRISSCYSNQKDESLAEKERVQSYFSQGIDESWPKDVIDRERENIKSENQLLPDGVYYSQYFTNDMWVKLGDCVYLRQPNTSVCKIARVDYLWTDAAGNVLMRGPWFIRPEETQHEPTRMFYKNELFISSSEATFLFANVTGKCMVLAAKDYVACRPTEIAEKDIFYYESKYVEAEGFIKKIKSIKRYTPTHKVVDDEYYYYKRLIPAIYQLSPFLEKAVQDEMISRENDAKNMKEHAETDETSSSISGDTSAAYAAPSAQGHMYPPIQQPPHAYPPPPHVMPSHPYSPHPSYPPQIQYAGSPAPGDPHAQQSHQPYMHQQMQHQQYPPGMRPSIPPPAVPPPHMPQYTSSPHMYSASPHPGIMAPSPGVIQSPDSSRPSSARPEAAPTPPTKKKTRSGHSTGYILFASHYHPKARADHPEMPFGEISKIVGEEWRNLDEDKKREYEEKAREQTARLEAEGKLVVKKKKKKKDADESVPATPQPVLNTPGQQYAPQAYPQGQYQVTPGHPQVPRPPVSTPQASPYTSQPYPGTMAPASYMQTPTAAHQYVQHPQAPPVNQPPPPPTVAQQHRMKRGALFVKPPPKAQRVMHSEAYLRYIEGLEKGSSSISNWQKTLNVQQKDVHLTKEEETKLPVHWLANGKGRHESTTAALWSLRNLMLKDALTIRNHLAW, encoded by the exons ATGCCGCCAAAGCGAAAACACCTAAGTTCTGGAAGGGACTCGTCTTTTTCTGAATCGCCGTATTCAAAAAGACCTCGTAGATCTGCAGCAAACCAG TCTGACTTGGCTTTACTCATCTATGAAGCTGTCAAGGATGTTGAAGATGAATATGGTCACGTTATATCTGATTCGTTCATGAAGCTGCCTTCTAAAAG ACATCACCCTGATTATTATGACAAGATTGTTGACCCTGTTGACCTAACCAAAATCGGTCAAAGGATTCGCATGGAAGAATACCGAGACATAGAAATTTTAACAACAGACTTTCAGCTGATGGTCAGCAAcgcaaaaaaatattatgat GAGAACTCCCAAGAGTATAATGATGCATGCAGTCTGTGGGAAATATATCTTACCACAAAAGCAAGAATGGTAGAAGAAGCAAAACTGCAAGAGGCCGCAAAGCCCAAACCGGGAAGAAAG gACTTTGAAGTAACAATGGAAGATTTGAAAGAACTTTATGAAAATCTAGTCACTGAAACTGATGAAGCTGGTCGTGTAATTGCAGATTTGTTTATGCAGCTTCCTGATAGATCG AATGAAGATTATTATGAAAAGATTAAAGAACCCATTGACTTTCTAACAATCGGTGAAAATCTTGAAAATGGCAAATATTTTACCATAGCAGAATTGGAGAAGGACATTATGCTTCTAGCGAGGAATGCAAGGACCTACAATGAACGTCATTCACAG ATGTACGATGATGCCACAATGCTAAAGAGCATTTTCCGTGAGAGGGCATCAGACCTGGAGAAAATCAAGAAGCCTGAAATAGTGGGCGTAAAGACAAGTGCAAGAATAAA GCATCGTAAGTCATTTAGTAGAACATCAGACAGGCTTCAAGATCGACCATTGAAATCTGAG GAAAAGTCTGAACTTCATGATGCTTCCATTCCCCACCCAGCGTTGGATGAATTCCAG GCCCAGCTTTACAATGAAGTTGTCAATTACAAGAACCACTTGGGTCATACAATATCTGACCCGTTTGTTCGCTTACCAAACAAACGCTTCTATCCAATGTATTACGAGGAAATTGAAAATCCAATATCTCTAAAAATTATCAGAAAGAAGATTCAAACGAAGAAATATGAT TCATGCGAAGATCTACAGGAAGATTTCAACCTGCTTTTTTCAAATGCCAAAAAGTTCAATGTTGGCACCTCGCAGATCCATAAAGATGCCGTCGCACTGCAGAAATTCATGGAAGTAAAATTACCAGAATATGCAGCCAAAGAA gaGGAACTGGCCGATATAGAAAGTGAAAGTGATGATGAAGAAAACAAc GTTCAAAATGAGAGAAGCAGAGTTGAAGATAAAGGAGATGATGTGCTCACTGACAGCATGGTGGATGACACAGAATTCACAAAG aaaaagagaGGACGAAAGCAAAAAGGATCCAAGAGAGAGTCTCTTCAGGATCGACTTCGCTTGCTCTATGAAACTGTCCTCGCAGCAGAGGACGAGGAAG GTAATGAGATGATTACACTATTTCTTGAGAAGCCATCACGCAAGGATTATCCTGATTACTACAAACTAGTCCTGGAGCCGATTGACATGAGAATTATTGAGAAGAAGATTCGCCAGGACAAATACATCAATATTGATGATATGTTAGATGACTTTAATCTCATGTTTAACAACGCCCGGCACTACAACGAGCCAGGATCTCAA GTTTACATGGACGCTGATGCCCTGGAAAAAATTCTAGTTGATAAAAACAAGGAACTTGGATCGTTTGACATAACTTTACCATCTGCTCGATCTTCAAAGACACAAGGG ACTTCTCTTGAAGAAAAGCTGATGAAGCTGTTTAATGCTATTCGTGACTATGCGGATCCAACACAGAGAAAAAtatgtgacatttttatgcATCTTCCTACGAAGCATGAACTTCCTGATTATTACAAAGTCATCAAGAAACCGATGGAAATGGACAGAATACAGCAAAGAATTCAG ACTGGGCAGTATACGAAGCTAGATGAGATGTTAGCTGACCTATTGCTTATGTATGAAAACGCTTGCATCTACAATGAACCGGGCTCGGTGATATACAAGGATGCCCTCATATTGCAG AAAGTAGCCGTGGAGAAGTACTATGAATTCGAGGAAGTCGAAACGAATCCATCAATAGAAAACCTGGTGCAAGAAATGATGACGAGTCTTTTCATGTCCGTTATGAATCACCAAGATGAGAATGGAAG atGTTACAGCGAATCACTTGGTACCACTGTGT CTTCATCGAGTAATCAGGAAGGCGATTCTGGAAGCAATGTCAAAAGTGAGCAGACATCCACGGATAGTCACAGTAATG AACATGCGGAAAATTCAGACAATTTGACATTTGAGAAGATCAAGAAAAATCTTCACAACAGAAGATACAGGAGACTTGATGTCTTCCAGGAGCACATGTTTGAAGTGTTTGAAGATGTACGCAGTAACAATAGGACCGACTCTGAG GTATATGAAGACACTGTCGAACTACAGAAGTTCTTTATCAAAATTCGAGATGAACTTTGCAAAAATGGTGAAATTCTAATGTCACCGACTCGATCCCACACACTAAAGAGACTCGAGAATGAGCTGGATGTCGAGAAGAAG gaaaaacaacaaagtgaaACTAAAGAAGATGAAGAAATGCAGGAGGAAGGAAAGGAAATGAGAGAGAAAATGGAGATGACATTGCAGTCTGAAAGGATGGATTACCAG GGAACCATGTACAAGCCTGGAGATTATGTTTATGTTGAAAATCAAGAGAATATGTCCACTCCTCATATTGTTTGTATCGAAAAACTCTACACTGATGACTCTGGTGAGAGAAGATTGTATGGTGGATGGTATTACAGACCAGAAGCAACTTTTCACACCACCACAAAAAAGTTCTTTGTCAAAGAA GTTTTTAAGAGTGATTATTACAACACCGTTCTGGTGACTCTCATTCGAGGGCGTTGTGTCGTCATGCCTCCGAAGaattactttaaaatgaaGCCTGTCG GCTTCAATGAGGAGGATGTTTATATTTGTGAGTCGAGATACTTCAGCAATCACAAGACCTTTAAGAGATTAAAGACATCTCAGCTTCCAACCAGTGATGTGGAGCTTGAACTTCGTGAAACTCCTCTTCCAATTATCAGGATCTCATCTTGTTACTCTAATCAAAAG GATGAGAGTTTGGCTGAAAAGGAAAGAGTGCAGTCGTACTTCTCACAAGGGATTGACGAATCATGGCCAAAAGATGTAATTGACAGAGAAAGAGAGAATATTAAAAGTGAAAATCAGTTGCTGCCTGATG GAGTTTATTACAGCCAGTATTTCACCAATGACATGTGGGTGAAACTAGGGGATTGTGTATATTTACGCCAACCAAATACTTCGGTTTGCAAG ATTGCACGCGTTGATTACTTATGGACTGACGCAGCTGGCAATGTTTTGATGCGGGGACCATGGTTTATAAGACCCGAAGAGACACAACATGAACCAACGAGAATGTTCTATAA GAATGAACTGTTCATCAGTTCGTCAGaagcaacatttctttttgcaaaCGTTACCGGCAAATGTATGGTTCTGGCTGCCAAAGATTATGTGGCTTGTCGACCAACTGAAATAgctgaaaaagatattttttattacgAATCGAAATATGTTGAAGCAGAAGGATTTATCAAGAAGATCAAGAGTATTAAACGATACACACCAACACACAAG GTTGTAGATGATGAATATTATTACTACAAGAGGCTGATACCTGCCATTTATCAGTTGTCTCCTTTCCTTGAAAAAGCGGTTCAGGATGAAATGATAAGTCGGGAGAATGATGCGAAGAACATGAAGGAACACGCCGAAACTGATGAG ACATCCAGCAGTATTTCTGGAGACACCTCAGCTGCTTATGCTGCACCTTCTGCTCAAGGACATATGTATCCTCCGATCCAACAACCTCCTCATGCATACCCTCCACCTCCCCACGTGATGCCTTCTCACCCCTATTCTCCCCACCCTAGTTACCCCCCTCAGATACAGTATGCTGGCTCCCCTGCCCCTGGAGATCCACATGCCCAACAGTCTCATCAACCCTACATGCACCAGCAGATGCAACACCAGCAGTACCCACCTGGCATGCGACCATCCATACCACCACCTGCGGTCCCGCCCCCTCACATGCCCCAGTACACAAGTTCCCCCCACATGTACTCAGCATCCCCTCATCCAGGAATTATGGCCCCATCTCCTGGTGTTATTCAG TCGCCAGATAGCAGTCGACCTTCCTCAGCGCGACCCGAGGCAGCTCCAACTCCTCCAACAAAGAAGAAAACTCGCAGCGGACATTCCACCGGATACATCCTGTTTGCCAGCCACTACCATCCAAAGGCTCGGGCAGATCATCCTGAGATGCCGTTTGGTGAAATAAGCAAGATT GTTGGTGAAGAATGGAGGAATCTGGATGAGGATAAGAAGAGAGAGTATGAAGAGAAGGCTCGGGAGCAGACGGCTAGGTTGGAGGCGGAAGGAAAGCTGGTGgtaaagaagaagaaaaagaaaaaagatgcCGATGAATCTGTTCCCGCAACTCCTCAACCAG TGCTGAACACACCTGGCCAGCAATACGCGCCACAAGCATACCCACAAGGACAGTACCAGGTCACTCCTGGGCACCCTCAGGTACCCAGGCCACCAGTGAGCACCCCCCAGGCTTCACCTTACACAAGTCAACCCTACCCTGGTACGATGGCACCAGCATCATACATGCAGACACCAACAGCTGCTCACCAATACGTGCAGCACCCACAG GCGCCTCCTGTCAATCAGccaccaccaccacccacCGTAGCACAGCAGCACAGGATGAAACGCGGAGCTCTTTTTGTTAAACCTCCACCAAAAGCTCAGCGAGTTATGCATTCGGAAGCGTACCTGCGTTATATAGAAG GTTTAGAAAAGGGCAGCTCGAGCATCAGTAATTGGCAAAAGACGCTCAATGTTCAACAAAAGGACGTCCATCTTACCAAGGAAGAAGAAACAAA ACTACCGGTCCATTGGTTGGCGAACGGCAAAGGCAGACACGAGTCGACAACTGCTGCGTTGTGGTCGCTTCGCAATCTGATGTTAAAAGACGCGCTCACCATCAGGAACCATTTAGCTTGGTGA